A single region of the Streptomyces sp. NBC_01262 genome encodes:
- a CDS encoding PEP/pyruvate-binding domain-containing protein → MTGRYVVTFDSPADSAVSRVGGKCAGLLAMTRAGCSVPPGFVVTTNAFEALLADAGLRKRVDAVLAGLDVTDPVGTEVGSAEIRRLVGGHPVPPRVAAAVTGAYDSFCEGAGVRDAAVAVRSSAQTEDLPGASFAGQYDTYLGVRGADAVLDAVRRCWASLWTTRAVTYRAANAVPEEGLKMAVGVQKMVDARTAGVAMTLNPADGDRSKIVIDAGWGLGAPLVSGEVTPDNYVVDKVLLVAVRTTVSPKSYELIVAPGGQGLVRNGVEDSRGRVACLAPDEVTAVARLAKEVERHYGFPLDIEWAIDREPSAPGDVLLLQARAETVWSRRPRRPTGVREGAGVGSIVDTMLGLRNLPT, encoded by the coding sequence ATGACAGGCCGGTACGTTGTCACGTTCGACAGCCCCGCCGATTCCGCCGTGAGCCGGGTCGGTGGCAAGTGCGCGGGTCTGCTGGCGATGACCCGCGCGGGCTGCTCCGTGCCTCCGGGGTTCGTCGTGACCACGAACGCCTTCGAGGCACTGCTCGCCGACGCCGGCCTGCGTAAGCGCGTCGACGCAGTCCTGGCCGGGCTCGACGTCACCGACCCCGTCGGCACCGAGGTGGGCAGCGCCGAAATCCGCCGCCTGGTGGGCGGGCATCCGGTGCCACCTCGGGTCGCGGCTGCCGTCACGGGCGCCTACGACTCCTTCTGCGAGGGGGCCGGCGTGCGGGACGCCGCGGTGGCCGTCCGTTCCAGCGCACAGACGGAGGATCTGCCGGGCGCGAGTTTCGCCGGGCAGTACGACACCTACCTGGGGGTCCGGGGAGCGGACGCCGTCCTCGATGCCGTACGGCGTTGCTGGGCGAGCCTGTGGACCACCCGCGCGGTCACCTATCGCGCCGCCAACGCCGTGCCCGAGGAGGGGCTGAAGATGGCGGTCGGCGTGCAGAAGATGGTCGACGCGCGCACCGCCGGTGTGGCCATGACCCTGAACCCTGCCGACGGGGACCGCTCGAAGATCGTCATCGACGCCGGCTGGGGCCTCGGGGCTCCGCTGGTGTCCGGTGAGGTGACCCCTGACAACTACGTCGTGGACAAGGTGTTGCTCGTCGCCGTACGCACGACCGTGTCGCCGAAGAGCTACGAGCTCATCGTCGCTCCGGGTGGGCAGGGGCTCGTCCGGAACGGCGTCGAGGACAGCCGCGGTCGTGTGGCCTGCCTGGCGCCCGACGAGGTCACCGCGGTTGCCCGGCTCGCCAAGGAGGTCGAGCGCCACTACGGCTTCCCGCTGGACATCGAGTGGGCCATCGACCGTGAGCCGTCCGCGCCCGGAGACGTCCTTCTGCTCCAGGCGCGGGCCGAAACGGTCTGGAGCCGCAGGCCGAGGAGACCCACCGGCGTCCGGGAGGGAGCGGGCGTCGGGAGCATCGTCGACACCATGCTCGGCCTAAGAAACCTCCCGACCTGA
- a CDS encoding PIN domain-containing protein: MDTNVLFPFSVMDLMLALTEDSVHEIVWSERLLSEWERVIVREQRRSAESAAAVTRAVRRFFSDCEIPESVYAHLVDEMPGGDPDDRHHSAAAVAAGATVLITWNLDDFPAGELAVRGVRVLDPDAYLCELHGELPREVCDAVVRLAAEKRNPPVTAHDAIARLGKAGLPRFADLLLRTLDLSV; this comes from the coding sequence GTGGACACCAATGTCCTGTTCCCGTTCTCTGTGATGGATCTGATGCTGGCTCTCACGGAGGATTCGGTTCACGAGATCGTGTGGTCCGAACGGCTACTGTCGGAGTGGGAGCGAGTTATCGTCCGGGAGCAACGGCGCTCGGCCGAGTCGGCTGCAGCCGTCACCCGGGCCGTGCGCCGGTTCTTCTCGGACTGTGAGATCCCGGAATCGGTCTATGCCCACCTCGTTGACGAGATGCCCGGCGGCGACCCGGATGACCGACACCACTCCGCAGCAGCTGTGGCTGCTGGGGCAACCGTGCTGATCACCTGGAATCTTGATGACTTCCCCGCCGGTGAACTCGCGGTGCGCGGCGTACGGGTTCTCGACCCCGACGCGTATCTGTGCGAGCTCCATGGTGAGTTGCCCCGGGAGGTGTGTGACGCTGTCGTCAGGCTCGCTGCCGAAAAGCGCAACCCCCCGGTGACGGCGCATGACGCAATCGCTCGCCTGGGTAAGGCGGGGCTGCCCCGCTTCGCTGATCTCTTGCTGCGAACACTCGACCTGAGCGTGTGA
- a CDS encoding helix-turn-helix domain-containing protein has protein sequence MARTSILAGATRVEPRPADQTVFAEAGRMAPDRVEAILRAADGSELVLPIELVRILIASAGELATGHAVTVLASETQLTPAEAAELLGLSRPFVARLLDSGDIPSTHLPDSRHRVVRLADVVAFQGRRERRREGRRQIADAIDEAGLPY, from the coding sequence GTGGCACGCACGAGCATCCTGGCGGGCGCCACGAGGGTCGAACCGCGCCCTGCGGATCAGACTGTTTTCGCCGAAGCCGGCCGGATGGCGCCTGATCGGGTCGAGGCCATACTGCGCGCGGCTGACGGCAGCGAGCTGGTGCTGCCCATCGAGCTGGTCAGGATCCTCATTGCTTCGGCGGGTGAGCTGGCGACCGGGCACGCGGTGACCGTACTGGCATCCGAGACCCAGCTGACCCCGGCCGAGGCGGCCGAGCTGTTGGGTTTGTCCCGGCCGTTCGTCGCGCGGCTGCTGGATTCCGGTGACATCCCGTCGACCCACCTGCCCGACAGCCGTCACCGGGTCGTGCGTCTCGCCGATGTCGTGGCGTTCCAGGGGCGCCGTGAGCGCCGACGGGAGGGCCGTCGGCAGATCGCCGACGCGATTGACGAGGCAGGGCTGCCCTACTGA
- a CDS encoding cryptochrome/photolyase family protein, translated as MRVSVALFTADLRVHDNPVLQAALRDAERVVPLFVVDTGIRRTGFVVPNRAAFLADSLADLDAALRARGGRLTVRVGDVAEETCRVATETGAAAVHIAGGVSRYAARREDRLRAELAGDRRELRVHDASLTTVPPGALTPAGKDHFAVFTPYFRRWQGFSVRGVLPAPDAVPVPDLPSAGLPSAQSLASGPTSPGLPAGGESEGRRRLRSWLSGPLAAYAGRQDDLAADATSRLSPYLHFGCLSPTELLHRARAQDSPGAHAFVRQLAWRDFHHQVLAARPDAADHDYRPRHDRWRRATKEVKAWQEGRTGYPVVDAALRQLRHEGWMPGRARLLAASFLAKTLYVDWRVGARHFLDLLVDGDVANNQLNWQWVAGTGTDTRPNRLLNPLVQARRFDPRGEYVRRWLPELRNLDGTTVHRVPYLDDATRTGLDYPASIVDLDAAAARYRERRGPAAPHA; from the coding sequence GTGCGCGTCTCGGTCGCCCTGTTCACCGCGGACCTGCGGGTGCACGACAACCCGGTCCTCCAGGCCGCCCTGCGGGACGCGGAACGCGTGGTGCCGCTCTTCGTCGTCGACACCGGCATCCGGCGTACCGGCTTCGTCGTACCCAACCGCGCGGCGTTCCTCGCCGACAGTCTGGCCGACCTCGACGCGGCCCTGCGTGCCCGGGGCGGCCGACTGACGGTGCGTGTCGGCGACGTGGCCGAGGAGACCTGCCGGGTGGCGACGGAGACGGGGGCCGCGGCGGTTCACATCGCGGGCGGGGTGAGCCGTTACGCGGCACGGCGCGAGGACCGGCTGCGCGCGGAACTGGCCGGCGACCGACGCGAACTACGCGTTCACGACGCCTCGTTGACGACCGTACCCCCTGGGGCGCTGACGCCGGCTGGCAAGGACCACTTCGCGGTCTTCACCCCGTACTTCCGCCGCTGGCAGGGCTTTTCCGTACGCGGCGTTCTGCCGGCTCCGGACGCGGTGCCGGTCCCGGACCTACCCTCGGCCGGCCTGCCGTCTGCGCAGTCCCTCGCGTCGGGCCCCACGTCGCCGGGCCTGCCCGCCGGAGGGGAATCCGAGGGCCGCCGCAGGCTGCGGTCATGGCTGTCCGGCCCGCTGGCCGCATACGCGGGCCGCCAGGACGACCTGGCAGCCGACGCGACCTCCAGGCTCTCCCCGTACCTGCATTTCGGCTGCCTCTCACCGACCGAGCTGCTGCACCGGGCCCGCGCACAGGACAGCCCCGGGGCGCATGCCTTCGTCCGCCAACTCGCCTGGCGGGACTTCCACCACCAGGTCCTGGCGGCCCGCCCCGACGCGGCAGACCACGACTACCGCCCCCGGCACGACCGTTGGCGCCGCGCCACGAAGGAGGTCAAAGCCTGGCAGGAGGGCCGTACAGGCTACCCCGTCGTCGACGCGGCCCTGCGGCAGCTCCGCCACGAGGGCTGGATGCCGGGCCGGGCCCGCCTGCTCGCGGCAAGCTTCCTCGCCAAGACGCTGTACGTGGACTGGCGGGTGGGAGCCCGCCACTTCCTGGACCTCCTCGTCGACGGCGATGTCGCGAACAACCAGCTCAACTGGCAATGGGTCGCCGGGACCGGCACGGACACCCGGCCGAACCGGCTCCTCAACCCACTCGTCCAGGCGCGCCGGTTCGACCCCCGCGGGGAATACGTACGCCGCTGGCTCCCCGAACTCCGGAACCTCGACGGCACGACGGTCCACCGTGTCCCGTACCTCGACGATGCCACCCGCACGGGCCTGGACTACCCCGCATCGATCGTGGATCTCGATGCGGCCGCTGCCCGGTACCGGGAGCGGCGAGGGCCGGCCGCGCCACATGCGTAG
- a CDS encoding SDR family oxidoreductase, which yields MRATGLTDDDRPLRCLVTGATGYLGGRLVPELLAAGHSVRCLARSPGRLRDHPWAGQAEVVRGDVTDEVSVRAAMEGMDVAYYLVHALGAGRGFEETDRRAARIFGEQARSAGIRRIVYLGGLTPSGVPQHALSPHLRSRTEVGSILLASGVPTAALRAAVIIGSGSASFEMLRYLTERLPVMVTPSWVRTRIQPIAVRDVLRLLVGCARLPYDVNRTFDIGGPDIVTYQDMMRRYAAVAGLPRRVILPVPLLTPRLSSLWVVLVTPVPGALARPLVESLKHEVVCAERDIVRYVPDPPEGPVTLDQAIRLALRRVQDADVATRWSSASTPRAPSDPLPTDPGWAGGSLYTDHRERTVAASPGALWRVVEAIGGENGWYSSPLAWSLRGWLDTLVGGVGLRRGRRDATRLRVGDSLDFWRVEEIEPGRLLRLRAEMRLPGLAWLEMTVDRDPRGRTVYRQRALFHPHGLAGHAYWWGVAPFHAAVFGGMARNIAAAAESAAAEPARSHSRSH from the coding sequence ATGCGAGCGACCGGCTTGACCGACGACGACCGGCCGCTGCGCTGTCTGGTCACCGGTGCCACCGGTTACCTGGGCGGCAGGCTGGTGCCGGAGTTGCTGGCGGCCGGGCATTCCGTGCGCTGTCTGGCCCGCTCGCCGGGCAGGCTGCGGGACCATCCATGGGCCGGGCAGGCGGAGGTCGTGCGCGGGGACGTGACGGACGAGGTGTCCGTGCGCGCGGCGATGGAGGGGATGGACGTCGCGTACTACCTGGTGCACGCGCTGGGCGCCGGGCGGGGTTTCGAAGAGACCGACCGACGCGCGGCCAGGATCTTCGGCGAGCAGGCGCGCTCCGCCGGAATCCGGCGGATCGTCTACCTGGGCGGGCTGACCCCTTCCGGAGTACCCCAGCACGCGCTGTCCCCGCACCTGCGGTCCCGCACCGAAGTGGGCAGCATCCTCCTGGCCTCGGGGGTCCCCACCGCCGCGCTGCGGGCCGCCGTGATCATCGGGTCGGGTTCGGCCTCGTTCGAGATGCTGCGGTATCTGACCGAGCGGCTCCCCGTGATGGTGACCCCGAGCTGGGTACGCACGCGCATCCAGCCGATCGCCGTCCGCGACGTGCTCCGCCTCCTCGTGGGATGCGCGCGGCTGCCGTACGACGTCAACCGCACCTTCGACATCGGCGGGCCCGACATCGTCACGTACCAGGACATGATGCGGCGGTACGCCGCCGTCGCCGGCCTGCCGCGACGCGTCATCCTCCCCGTGCCGCTGCTCACCCCCCGGTTGTCCAGCCTCTGGGTGGTTCTGGTCACCCCGGTGCCGGGCGCCCTCGCTCGCCCGCTGGTCGAGTCACTGAAGCACGAGGTGGTCTGCGCCGAGCGCGACATCGTCCGTTACGTGCCGGACCCGCCGGAGGGACCGGTCACCCTCGACCAGGCGATCCGGCTGGCCCTACGGCGCGTCCAGGACGCGGACGTGGCCACCAGATGGTCCTCGGCCTCGACTCCCCGCGCCCCCAGCGACCCGTTGCCCACCGACCCCGGCTGGGCGGGCGGAAGCCTCTACACGGATCACCGTGAGCGCACGGTCGCGGCGTCGCCGGGGGCGCTGTGGCGGGTGGTGGAGGCGATCGGCGGCGAGAACGGCTGGTACTCCTCGCCGCTGGCCTGGTCCCTGAGGGGATGGCTGGACACGCTGGTGGGCGGTGTGGGCCTGCGCAGGGGCCGCCGGGACGCGACCCGGCTCCGGGTCGGCGACAGCCTGGACTTCTGGCGCGTGGAGGAGATCGAGCCGGGCCGGCTGCTCCGGCTGCGCGCGGAGATGCGCCTGCCGGGCCTGGCCTGGCTGGAGATGACCGTCGACCGGGATCCGCGGGGACGCACGGTGTACCGGCAGCGGGCACTGTTCCATCCACACGGACTGGCCGGGCACGCGTACTGGTGGGGCGTGGCACCCTTCCACGCCGCGGTCTTCGGCGGCATGGCCCGCAACATCGCCGCCGCGGCGGAGTCGGCCGCCGCTGAACCGGCCCGTTCGCACTCCCGTTCGCACTGA
- a CDS encoding ferredoxin reductase family protein: MTTVADGRSAYDQSTGHRRPSAPPPAVPPEALPAAVLTLIWAGAAAVLGLWWVNTSTVSGTGAWLTDAGRITGLLAGYAAPLLVLLMARLPFLERGVGADRLTRWHAMGGRYMVGLVLAHVVLIIWGYALTGGKGLMSETVDIVFNYPDMLKATFGTLLLLGVAAVSARAARRRMRYETWYYLHLATYLSVALGFAHQLSNGADLVSQPLARVAWYGLYLGTFAAIGWYRLFVPFLADRRHRLTVAEVRPEGPGTVSVILTGRRLDKLKAESGQFFRLQFLTPGLRWASNPYSLSAPVTSRYMRFTVKDLGGHSAAVARLRPGTRVRAEGPYGAFTAARRRSRKVLLLGAGVGITPLRALFETLPASPGDLTLVYRASRPEDLLFRSELEAIATARGARIHYVIGARRDVGEPLTSDNLKRYVPDLAQHDVFLCGPDAMTASAVSALRAAGVPRRRIHHESFTF; encoded by the coding sequence GTGACCACCGTCGCGGACGGCCGATCGGCTTACGATCAGTCGACCGGCCACCGCCGTCCCTCTGCACCCCCGCCCGCCGTCCCGCCCGAGGCGCTGCCCGCAGCGGTACTCACGCTCATCTGGGCAGGCGCCGCCGCGGTACTGGGCCTGTGGTGGGTGAACACCTCGACGGTCTCCGGGACCGGGGCCTGGCTCACCGACGCCGGGCGGATCACGGGGCTGCTCGCCGGCTACGCCGCGCCCCTGCTGGTCCTGCTCATGGCCCGGCTGCCGTTCCTGGAACGCGGCGTCGGCGCGGACCGGCTGACCCGCTGGCACGCCATGGGCGGGCGGTACATGGTCGGCCTGGTACTGGCCCATGTCGTGCTCATCATCTGGGGTTACGCGCTCACCGGCGGCAAGGGCCTGATGAGCGAGACGGTGGACATCGTCTTCAACTATCCGGACATGCTCAAGGCCACCTTCGGGACCCTTCTGCTGCTGGGCGTGGCCGCGGTCTCGGCCCGCGCCGCGCGCCGTCGGATGCGCTACGAGACCTGGTACTACCTGCACCTGGCCACCTATCTGTCGGTCGCCCTGGGATTCGCCCACCAGCTGTCCAACGGCGCCGACCTCGTCTCCCAGCCGCTGGCCCGCGTCGCCTGGTACGGCCTGTACCTGGGAACGTTCGCAGCGATCGGCTGGTACCGGCTGTTCGTGCCGTTCCTCGCCGACCGGCGCCACCGGCTGACGGTGGCCGAGGTTCGGCCCGAGGGGCCCGGGACGGTCTCGGTGATCCTCACCGGGCGGCGGCTGGACAAGCTCAAGGCCGAGTCGGGCCAGTTCTTCCGGCTGCAGTTCCTGACCCCCGGGCTGCGCTGGGCCTCCAACCCGTACTCGCTGTCCGCCCCCGTGACCTCGCGCTACATGCGCTTCACCGTCAAGGACCTGGGCGGGCACAGCGCGGCGGTGGCGCGGCTGCGGCCGGGCACCCGGGTGCGCGCCGAGGGCCCGTACGGAGCCTTCACCGCCGCACGCCGCCGGTCGCGCAAGGTCCTGCTGCTGGGAGCCGGCGTCGGCATCACCCCTCTGCGCGCGCTGTTCGAGACGCTGCCGGCCTCCCCGGGGGACCTGACGCTGGTGTACCGGGCGAGCCGGCCCGAGGACCTGCTCTTCCGCTCCGAGCTGGAGGCCATCGCCACCGCCCGCGGCGCCCGGATCCACTACGTGATCGGAGCCCGCCGCGACGTGGGCGAGCCGCTCACCTCGGACAACCTGAAGCGATACGTGCCCGACCTCGCCCAGCACGACGTCTTCCTGTGCGGCCCGGATGCGATGACCGCAAGCGCGGTGAGCGCCCTGCGCGCGGCCGGGGTGCCCCGCCGCCGCATTCACCACGAGTCCTTCACCTTCTGA
- a CDS encoding FMN-binding protein — translation MRRIIISSAATISGVVLLLSLKPHSTATTSSASISTGSSQSSSSTTGGTSASPSPSASSSSSSTSSGSGSSTSTQTFTGTAAQTRFGPVQVKITVKNKKITNIEVVEYPSDNPKDQEINNYALPVLNQEAISAQSAQIDSVSGATFTSDGYVSSLQSAIDQAGL, via the coding sequence GTGCGTCGAATCATCATCAGCAGTGCCGCCACCATCTCCGGCGTCGTCCTGCTGCTCTCCCTCAAACCACACTCCACCGCCACCACCTCCAGTGCGTCGATCTCCACCGGCTCCTCCCAGAGCAGCAGCTCGACCACCGGCGGCACGAGTGCGAGTCCCAGCCCCAGTGCGAGCTCGTCGAGTTCCTCGACGAGCTCCGGCAGCGGCTCCTCCACCTCCACCCAGACCTTCACCGGTACGGCGGCGCAGACCCGCTTCGGCCCCGTCCAGGTGAAGATCACCGTCAAGAACAAGAAGATCACCAACATCGAGGTGGTGGAGTACCCCAGCGACAACCCGAAGGACCAGGAGATCAACAACTACGCCCTGCCGGTCCTCAACCAGGAGGCGATCAGCGCCCAAAGCGCCCAGATCGACTCCGTATCCGGTGCCACCTTCACCAGTGACGGCTACGTGAGCTCGCTGCAGAGCGCGATCGACCAGGCGGGGCTGTGA
- a CDS encoding FAD:protein FMN transferase produces the protein MGTVFSFDIRDAGSGARRDAVQGALRRAVDRLHRIDELFSPYREDSQISRLDRGELALDACAPEVDRVLRACAEAARETGGWFSDRPAGRLDPCGYVKGWSVEEASRLLREADSVRHSISGGGDVQTVGGPAPEQPWRIGIAHPLQPGMLTAVVAGQDIAVATSGTAERGAHILDPHTGRPATALASLTVVGAGITRADVWATAGFAMGPDCLTRIEAVDGLDALAVLPDGSRRWTSGFPAYAAPARPTPDPADWRSALPALSAPGRPTP, from the coding sequence ATGGGCACCGTGTTCTCCTTCGACATCCGTGACGCCGGATCAGGAGCGCGAAGAGACGCCGTCCAGGGCGCGCTGCGACGCGCCGTGGACCGCCTTCACCGCATCGACGAGCTGTTCTCCCCCTACCGCGAAGACAGCCAGATCAGCCGGCTCGACCGCGGCGAACTCGCGCTCGACGCCTGCGCCCCGGAGGTCGACCGCGTACTGCGGGCCTGCGCGGAGGCCGCACGAGAGACCGGAGGCTGGTTCAGCGACCGGCCCGCAGGACGCCTCGACCCTTGCGGTTACGTCAAGGGCTGGTCCGTCGAGGAGGCCTCCCGCCTGCTGCGGGAAGCCGACTCGGTGCGCCACAGCATCTCCGGCGGCGGCGACGTCCAGACGGTGGGCGGGCCCGCTCCGGAGCAGCCCTGGCGGATCGGCATCGCCCACCCCCTGCAGCCGGGCATGCTCACGGCGGTGGTCGCCGGCCAGGACATCGCGGTGGCCACGTCCGGGACCGCGGAGCGCGGCGCCCACATCCTCGACCCGCACACCGGCCGCCCGGCGACCGCTCTGGCGTCGCTGACCGTGGTCGGCGCCGGCATCACCCGGGCCGACGTCTGGGCCACCGCCGGCTTCGCCATGGGTCCGGACTGCCTGACCCGTATCGAGGCTGTCGACGGACTGGACGCTCTGGCCGTCCTGCCCGACGGGAGCCGACGCTGGACCTCCGGCTTCCCCGCCTACGCGGCCCCGGCCCGTCCCACCCCCGACCCCGCAGACTGGCGCAGCGCGCTCCCGGCCCTCAGCGCACCCGGCAGGCCGACGCCCTGA
- a CDS encoding DUF2252 domain-containing protein, with product MTENHLAGGETRNLTPQERVARGKAARSDAPRSSHAEFRPPPKRPDPVEIIEKQSATRVPELVPIRYSRMSEAPFRFYRGAAAIMASDLAETPRSGIRVQCCGDAHMLNFRLLASPERRLMFDINDFDETLPGPWEWDVKRLSASFVIAGRANGFSSKERASVVRAAVGSYRERMRAFAGIGNLDVWYTRFDADELAQQFAPVLSGGQRDRWEETREKARAHDTVQVFDKLTHVLDGKRLITPDPPLLVRLQDLLPDAERGALEKEISRLIEHYGRTLQSDRRFLLESYRLADIARKVVGVGSVGTRCWIILMLGKDDQDPLFLQAKEADESVLAPYVGGSEYRTQGERVVAGQRLMQATSDIFLGWERVQGIDGKRRDFYIRQLRDWKGIAVAEHMSPKRMALFGRLCGATLARAHARSGDRIAIAAYLGGGDVFDRALATFAELYADQNEKDHQALVDAIQAGRVPAEAA from the coding sequence ATGACCGAAAACCATCTCGCCGGCGGCGAGACACGGAACCTCACCCCGCAGGAGCGGGTCGCCCGCGGCAAGGCCGCACGCTCCGACGCACCCCGTTCCAGTCATGCCGAGTTCCGGCCCCCGCCCAAGCGCCCGGACCCGGTGGAGATCATCGAGAAGCAGTCCGCGACGCGGGTGCCCGAACTCGTACCGATCCGCTACAGCAGGATGAGCGAGGCGCCGTTCCGCTTCTACCGGGGGGCCGCCGCCATCATGGCCTCGGACCTCGCGGAGACGCCGCGCAGCGGGATCAGGGTGCAGTGCTGCGGCGACGCGCACATGCTGAACTTCCGGTTGCTGGCCTCCCCGGAACGCCGTCTGATGTTCGACATCAACGACTTCGACGAGACCCTGCCCGGACCGTGGGAGTGGGACGTGAAGCGGCTGTCCGCCAGCTTCGTCATCGCGGGCCGCGCGAACGGCTTCAGCTCCAAGGAGCGGGCGTCGGTTGTGCGCGCAGCCGTGGGGTCCTACCGCGAGCGGATGCGGGCCTTCGCCGGGATCGGCAATCTCGACGTCTGGTACACCCGCTTCGACGCCGACGAACTGGCGCAGCAGTTCGCCCCGGTGCTGAGCGGCGGGCAGCGCGATCGCTGGGAGGAAACCCGGGAGAAGGCCCGTGCACATGACACGGTGCAGGTCTTCGACAAGCTCACGCACGTCCTCGACGGAAAGCGTCTGATCACTCCCGATCCACCGCTGCTGGTGCGGCTCCAGGATCTGTTGCCGGACGCCGAACGCGGCGCCCTGGAGAAGGAGATCAGCCGGCTGATCGAGCATTACGGCCGGACCCTGCAGTCGGACCGCCGGTTCCTGCTGGAGAGCTACCGCCTCGCCGATATCGCCCGCAAAGTCGTCGGTGTGGGCAGCGTGGGAACCCGCTGCTGGATCATCCTGATGCTCGGCAAGGACGACCAGGACCCGCTGTTCCTCCAGGCCAAGGAGGCCGACGAGTCGGTTCTGGCGCCTTACGTCGGCGGCAGCGAATATCGCACGCAGGGCGAGCGCGTCGTCGCCGGGCAGCGGCTCATGCAGGCCACCAGCGACATCTTCCTGGGATGGGAACGCGTCCAGGGCATCGACGGCAAGCGCCGGGACTTCTACATACGCCAGCTGCGGGACTGGAAGGGCATCGCCGTGGCCGAGCACATGTCGCCGAAGCGGATGGCCCTGTTCGGCCGGCTGTGCGGCGCCACGCTGGCCCGCGCCCATGCCAGGTCCGGCGACCGGATCGCCATCGCCGCGTACCTGGGCGGCGGCGACGTCTTCGACCGCGCGCTGGCGACCTTCGCCGAGTTGTACGCCGACCAGAACGAGAAGGACCACCAGGCCTTGGTCGACGCCATCCAAGCGGGCCGGGTCCCGGCCGAAGCGGCCTGA
- a CDS encoding DUF7144 family membrane protein encodes MATHSTGIQQRTVTRDHMAVTGWTAFAAILMIFGGAMAILEGIAGIAKDDVFVTTSNYTFQWSMTGWGWMHLILGILVALAGIAVFSGALWARIIGISLAGLSMIANFAWLPWYPFWAGTLIVLDGIIIWALCADPYKETAG; translated from the coding sequence ATGGCCACGCACAGCACAGGGATTCAGCAGCGGACCGTCACGCGCGACCACATGGCGGTCACCGGCTGGACAGCATTCGCCGCGATCCTGATGATCTTCGGCGGTGCCATGGCGATACTCGAAGGAATAGCCGGCATCGCCAAGGACGACGTGTTCGTCACGACCAGCAACTACACCTTCCAATGGAGCATGACCGGCTGGGGCTGGATGCACCTCATCCTCGGCATTCTGGTCGCGCTGGCGGGCATCGCCGTGTTCAGCGGGGCTCTTTGGGCACGCATCATCGGCATCTCGCTGGCCGGCCTCTCGATGATCGCCAACTTCGCTTGGCTGCCCTGGTACCCCTTCTGGGCCGGCACGCTGATCGTCCTGGACGGCATCATCATCTGGGCCCTGTGTGCCGACCCTTACAAGGAGACAGCGGGCTAG
- a CDS encoding SRPBCC family protein yields MFGHWYPLTESGDAFLRSAPFRYVHSVETAAPAERLWAVVTGDALVHWTLVFTGLRWDSPPPFRTGTVRDVTLLRVLTARERFFRWDDGKRCTYSVVEASLPGLRRVAEDWIVEPIPGGSRLTWTLAIEPVMPANPLLWAGSPVINLMKQHVMRVVRAHAGSWGPTSEA; encoded by the coding sequence ATGTTCGGTCATTGGTATCCGCTCACTGAAAGCGGAGACGCATTTCTGAGGTCCGCGCCCTTCCGCTATGTGCACTCGGTCGAGACCGCGGCCCCTGCCGAGCGCCTCTGGGCAGTTGTCACCGGTGACGCGCTGGTTCACTGGACGCTGGTGTTCACGGGCCTCAGGTGGGATTCGCCGCCGCCGTTCAGAACCGGCACGGTACGTGACGTCACGCTGCTGAGAGTACTCACCGCCCGTGAGCGGTTCTTCCGCTGGGATGACGGAAAGCGTTGTACGTACAGCGTCGTCGAGGCGTCCCTTCCCGGTCTGCGCCGTGTGGCGGAGGACTGGATCGTCGAACCCATCCCTGGCGGCTCGCGCCTCACATGGACCCTGGCCATCGAGCCCGTCATGCCGGCCAACCCATTGCTGTGGGCAGGCAGCCCGGTCATCAATCTCATGAAACAGCACGTCATGCGCGTCGTCCGAGCCCATGCGGGGAGCTGGGGCCCCACCTCCGAAGCCTGA